CATAGTTATGCTATTAAAAGTGAAGATAGCACCAATAATTATCCCCTCTCTGAGCAGAGAGGGGTTAAATAGGGCTATACATTAAATCTAAAGTGCATGATATCACCGTCTTGTACAACGTATTCCTTACCTTCGATGCCGAGTTTACCAGCCTCACGAATAGCTGCCTCAGAACCATATTTAATGTAATCGTCGTATTTGATGACCTCTGCACGGATGAATCCCTTCTCAAAGTCGGTATGAATAACACCCGCACACTGCGGAGCTTTCCATCCCTTATGGAAGGTCCATGCCTTTACTTCCATCTCACCAGCGGTGATGAAGGTCTGGAGATTGAGCAGATGATATGCCTTATTAATAAGTCGGCTCACACCGCTTTCTTCCAATCCAAGCTCGTCAAGAAACATTTTCTTATCCTCATAGCTTTCCAAAGAAGCAATATCTTCCTCAGTCTTAGCCGCGATAATCATTGCTTCAGCACCTTCCTCAGCAGCAATCTTCTCAATCATCTGACTGTATTCATTGCCTGTCTTAGCACTTGATTCGTCTACATTGCAAACGTAAAGTACAGGTTTTGTTGTCAGGAGGAAGAGGTCGTGCGCTGCTTGCTGTTCTTCTTTGCTTTCAAACTCAACGCTACGAGCATTCTTACCCTGTTCTAA
The Prevotella melaninogenica DNA segment above includes these coding regions:
- the ychF gene encoding redox-regulated ATPase YchF, whose product is MALKCGIVGLPNVGKSTLFNCLSSAKAQAANFPFCTIEPNLGVITVPDERLNKLAEIVHPGRIVPATCEIVDIAGLVKGASKGEGLGNKFLGNIRECDAIIHVIRCFEDDNVVREGGMAVNPIEDKEIIDTELQLKDLETIEAQLAKQQKVAAAGNKDAKVMVSVLEAYKEVLEQGKNARSVEFESKEEQQAAHDLFLLTTKPVLYVCNVDESSAKTGNEYSQMIEKIAAEEGAEAMIIAAKTEEDIASLESYEDKKMFLDELGLEESGVSRLINKAYHLLNLQTFITAGEMEVKAWTFHKGWKAPQCAGVIHTDFEKGFIRAEVIKYDDYIKYGSEAAIREAGKLGIEGKEYVVQDGDIMHFRFNV